The Chiroxiphia lanceolata isolate bChiLan1 chromosome 3, bChiLan1.pri, whole genome shotgun sequence DNA segment GCAGAGCAACTGTAAGTCTTTGGAAATGTGTCTGGGGGCCTCTACTTTTTTTGCTTCCCTTagatttccttcttccctgatAGCTTATAATACTTACACAAGTTTAGCATTTTAGTTAAAATGAAAGTAGTTTTTTGCATGAATCTGCAAAATTGATCTTGTGTGTCTCTACTGGCAGCCACTCAAAGTCAGACTTTATGTGCCCTAATGCTGGAAATGCACTTACCTAAATTAGATATCCCATCACAGCAGAGCTCACCAATAGCAGGGCAGATCAGTGCTGCCTGCACTCTGGGAATCAGCTGGCTAGTTCTTATCTTGCAGGGGATTgaatttgtgacttttttttattctaaggCTCAAACTGTAAAGATGCCAGAATGGTTTGTCAAGTCAGCTCAAGAATAATGGTAAATCCCTGACATTCTCAAATGGATTTGAAGGTTCACTGTAGCAAAGACACTTTACAGAGCTCATTCTTTATTACAGTCCTCACCTTTACATCTTAGTTTTCCCAGCCACTTTGAAGGCAATGAATTCCATACCTATTCATTCCATACCTTGAATTATTTTGCAAGCTCAGCCAGCGTTGTATTGCCTGCAGGAACTtgcttctgaaataaatcttttcttctAAGAAAACTTAATGCATTTGCGTATTTCCTTTCAGAAGTATAGAGGGAGATGTGattggcattaaaaaaaaaagtaataaaagaactgtttttctgcagtaatAGCCTGCCTGAACTGCACAGGTTAAATCTGTACTGCTCCTCTCCCTCACCATACCACTGAGCACATGAGCTGACCTGTTACCGTGCATGGGGAGGGGACCGAGTGAACTGCGGTGTGCCAGCTCCCTCTAAGGAACtggttttttctcctgcagcagctgcttttacGATCAGTTGTATTGCCACAGCAACGTCACTAAATAGAtttggggcagaggggctgtctCTTTGACTTTGCACTGCTGGAATTGTGAGTCTTAGCTTCTCAAGCACAGATGCCTCCTTGGTGGGATAGAAAAGTAATCACAAAACCCACTTCCAACACTCTCCTTGGCTTGGGGAAGTGGAACACCAGCCACTATCGAGCCACTAATGCAgcaaaatgctttcatttaGGTTTATGCCCTACTGAATGAAGGCTCAGAAAAGGTATAAAATGAACATATGCGTAAATGTTTCAGTGCAAAGGAGAGAACTACTGGATGAGAGCATCTGTGATGGCAACTGGGAAGGGTTGAGATGACTGCTCTATATTGCCACCTAGGAATCTGTGTTCACACTACAACCTGAGTCTTCGAAGTTCACCAGTTTATGTGCCAACATGTTGGATCTATACAATCCACAAAGAAGAGCCCCACCAAGAAATAATCTCTGTTTTCAACTCGTGCTTTAAATGCAGACATGCAGCGAAACCATCTTGGCTTTGAAGGTCTTACTCACTGTACTTGTTCATTATGACTATAAATCTGTAATGAAGCTTAAGTACAGAACAATGTGTCCTTATTTTTGTCTGTGAGAGTGGcatctgacattttttttctgctggctgctgctttgaTTTCCCTGAAGAGGACTCACAGGCTGTGTTCTAGGACTCTGGATGTTGTGCCCTATCTGACCACAACAGAGAGACAGgtgaaattttcagaaaaaaagtaaaaaaattaatagtgCCAAATCAACACCAAAGCTCAGCCAAGACCAATATTTGCAGGTTCTGAAGAAAGGCACTGAAGTAGATAAAGCTGGGAAAAGTCTAAAGCTTTTACAGCAAATAACCCAAACTCCTCCTGCAAAACATTCTGTTAAAAAGGCAGCTCTGATTGTCGTTTTCATCTTCCACATGAGCCAGCTATTGCTTAGTGTCTTTCTTGAACTATAGCATTGAATATTTGGAGCAGCTGTTTTTATAAAAGACAAGCTTACTTAATCACTGTTAAGCAGATTCTCCAGAATTAAAATGTGTGCTGGTTGTGTTGGATAACAGAGCTGGACGCAGCATGAGTTGCACTGGTTTGATCAAGTCACTGCAACATCCAAGTGGCCCAGAGGAGTTCAGCACTCAGAAAGCACCCCAGAACATGACCAGATATTACAAATTATTCTGATCATGCATAACTTCTatgaataaaaaacaaacaaacaaaaaattgagACATTTTGAAAGTCCAATCTTGTCTCAGGAATCTTTGAAATGTTCTTCTGGCTTGGCAGTGACCCTTCTTTGAAGGATCCTTCTTCACAGAGACCTGCACCCCAGTTTTCCTATGTTAAGCAATGTTTTCCACGGTGCCAGGCAAATGCACCTCAGTCTCTcttcttttagaaaatattgTAAATCCCAGGGCCAAAGTTGTGTATCTGTGCACTCAGTTGTGGTGTGTTGTGTGTGCACCGGCTTTCTGGTGTTCAATGAATATGCAGACTCAGTGGCCTCTCAGCCACTGTGATTGAGggaatgcaatttttttccctgtaaaattGTGATGAGGACATATTTAGCTGTTTTTCGTATGTTTTCAATAACATATGTTGTTGGACCTTTTCTGTGCTCCTGAATATTACTCACTCAAGAAGATGCATTGACAGAGGGAAcccctctgcttttcagagcCCAGGTTGGCTAGTGGTTTGATAATCAGAAgggaaaatctgtattttaccTTTTAATCAGGTGTACATGGTTTGGAATCGGACTAACCATAAGGACAAATTTGCAGAGATACTCTGAAGACAAAAAATTCCCTTAAGAGAATTAAGACAACTCAAGACACAAGGAGTTAATGGTGATATACATAGCCTGtagctgtttttatttaataatgatACTCATTATTTATGGCAGCCAGAAAACCTGACCGGTTTACTACCATGACCAGTTCCAACTCATTATTCTCTCTCATTTGACTGCCATGTCAGGTATGATACAGTCTGTGACCTTAGAAGTTATTGctctttttcagagaaatccTGAATTCTGTTAAAGAATTGTTGAAATCTTGTTCTGTCAGAAACAAAATCAATAGCAGCTAATTATAAAAAGTGCTGCAATTTTGAGAACAGAACTGACATTGCTTTTACTTGATAAAGGACAAacttattaataaaattaatgtgCCCAGAGCAAAATTTCCCACAACTGTccaataaggaaaaaaatcacaggacCACAAAAAGCAAATCCACTCGTCTTTCCACCAACCAGGTCATTCATTCTGCCTCTGTCCTTCATGTGCATTGCTCTTTCAGGGCCCCAAATTCAAGTTTATTCACTGCGGGTTCACTGTATTGTTTGGCCACGGGTTTCTAATGCTGTCGCTATTTTCCTTCATGCAAGAACATTTACTTTCCTGCAAACTATCACATATTCCCCATTCATCCTAATTTGTAATTCACATATTCTCCCCATCCATCTTTATCCCATTCCAGGTACTTTGAGCATTGTTTTCATGCTCTCTGCCACTCTCTCAGATGGtctctctgctttgcaaatACGTCTACTGTTGAAGTGTGACTGGCTTTCTTAGCCTCCACCTATAATAAAAACCAGCTGCTTTACAGCAGGTTTATAGCCTTATTACTTAAAATGTTCTTACTGTGAAAAAATCTCCTTCTAGTTTTATGTGTATAATAAATATCCACACTGGCATGCACAACCAGATTTCAGTGCTGGCTGGCTGGCAGAGTGAGAGCCCTCACTCCTGCGTCTGTCCtgtgcacagcccagctctgcgGGACACTGGTACGCAGCCCCGGCGCAGCTCCACAAGAAGCTGGTACACAGCCACATCTGAGCTATATAGGGAGCTGGTatgcagggagctggtgggcaGAAACATGCACAAAGGTAGTAAGAAGAAATCTGCTCATACAAGTTCCCTCTGGTCCAATCCTTCCCTGCcattctaataaaaaaaaaaccaacaaccaaaaaccaacaacaaaaaacccaaaaccataGCAGAAGTCTCTGTGGCAAGTCTTTCACTACTGGCAGAGGTTTTCAGGATGGGCActgaaaagaacatttgaaaaaaaacattaagaacaaggaaagagaaaggagggtTGTGCATGCTCATCAATTCCTGACAGGAAAGAGGTTGAAGTGAAAGGTTTCCTGATGACCTCCAACAAGCTACTGAAGCATGAATATAGCAGCTAATTGAGACGCAAAGTCAATTGCCTGCACAGCACTTCAAttcaaaaatacacagaagaaaCCTCAAAGCGATATGTGAAATTATACAGGACACAGGCAGAGAGGGTTAAGGTGTTAAGCCTTCACCGTGATAAGCAGCAAAATGCTCAAATGTTAATTTAGAGACCAGAGCTGAGGGGCTTGCACCTTTCTGCCTCCTGAAGCCTTTGCAGCAAACAGACATAATCGAATTACAGGAGGTTGTTAAGCACTGGCAATAAACTATCCCCGGACATACACAGGACTCTGGAGTGTTACTTAATAACTGTAAAGTTTCTTTCACTCTCAGATGTTTTTCTGTAGGTTGTTGCAAATTTTTTCTTGTGGAAGTGATGGCAAATAAAAGATTTGTTTGTCAGCAGTGTatgaaattttgaatttatcCTTAGAAATTTTAACTGTACTTGCCTACAAATAATCTGTCCTCTCTTTAatttccttgagaaaaaaaattatttcagaaaagacaaGCCAGTTTGGCTTTTGCTGTCCTATTGCATGTGTATTTGTGCGCATGTCTGTGCGTCTATCGGAAGATCTAAGAGTGCTATAGCAGGTGTTACTCGAGGATATGTTGACACTGAAATTCATGTTTATTCTCAAAGCGGTCATTGTGCATCAGGTTCATTTATTATCTGGTAACAAGGACAGTTTCTTTCTCTAAATCAACCTGGAGGCACATTTGTGTGGAGCTCTAAGATGAATTCGGTAATAATCACCAACTGCAgcctcctctgacacagctcAGTTTCAGCCACAGGCTCATTATGTACCTTTCATTTGAAGCAAAAAGATAAAAGTTAATGCTTAAGTCATCTCCTAGGGTTGCCATGTGACATAGCTGGTAATACAAATACTTAACAttgataaataaattaatattaagtTATTTTATAATACAGTGACTTTATAATAGAACTATTAATTATGAGCATCatcttacttttatttattctaaagTTACAGCAGTTACGCCAGTGACACTAAATCATTTTAAACAGGTAACCAAAGAAATCACTGCTGAGAACCAGAGAAACTTCAAGCTGTACAGAGGGCCCAGCACTTCAAATTCCtgtattccttttttctgttcttagtCCCTCTGTCCATAACAGTATTTATAGCATGTGGTCACATGTTGAGAAAACTTGGATGGTATAAAGGCACAAGAATAACTATAAATGAACCAAAAATGAGCACCCTGGAGTAGCAACAATAAGAAAACCAGAAGGCTTTTGGAAAGCAATGCATTTTATTCCCACATCTCATTCTGCAGTCTTCCGCTGATGCCATTAAAATACCTCAGCACGaggcagtatttttattttattgtgcgACAGCATCTGTTACTGAAAAAGTGGATTGCATTTGCCAAATTCCCATTTTAATTTAGGGAATTTACACGTATAAACAGAATACAATATAATCACATTTTTGATTATACATGCAAATGTACAACATTGTAACAGCAGCTTTTTCAATAATCAGAACTGTTTGAATTTCCACAGATTCCTAAGAATAATTCAACAACAGTAAGTGGCAAAACATTTACTCCCCCTGAGAAAAATTCCTGAAACAGGAGTCCAGGGGAAGAGCTTCATACAGCACGTGTCAAACATGGGAGTGTGCACTACAGGATCTAAGACTTGTATCCAGGTGGTAAAAAGATCCACATTTTTTGTGGACAGAAAACACTGAGCACAGTGAGGACAGATCAGAAACGTGGGTTTCTCTCCAGCCATCTGTATGATTACAATGCAGTTCAATATCATAATGAGTCCAGTAATACAGCAACTATAATTCATAGGCACAAGTGTCTTTAGTCTAGGATGCATTTGAAAAACTAACAAAAGCCCTATTATATTAGCCTAGAAACAATAAATAGTGCTTTTATTGGAAACATCCCATATGGAGCTTGTACAGAAAGTAAATGTATTTTGGCATCCAGCCAGCGTCTCTCAACTCTCAAACACAAACTATACACAACCTGTGATGTACAGATCTCCATGCCCtgtcctccagctcagcagctACAGGCTTTTAGCCTAAATGTCTTTATGGACATCTCTTTCAAAATCCATGGGTGATGCCAGGTCAGCCAGCTTCTGCACTAGCTCAGAAAACATACTGTCACAGCACCTGATGTTTCTGCCTGCATTTATTGACAAGAATCTAAAGCTCCCCCAGAGAGCAGTTTTGCAAATATTCCCTGCTGGGCAAATTGCTCACATTGGACTCCAGTGCTGAATGTGCTGTGAGCTAATGCTGCCTGCTCAGCTTGAGAGAGTATTGGACTAGGCACAGATTAATTAGGGCTGTGGGAATAATTGATTTTCAGTTCAGTGGcttaataaattataataaataattattaacaacaacaataacaatattaaatacaacaacaacaaacttGGTTCGTTTTTTCAGGAGATAACAATAGCTTGTTTCAGTCTATGGTCAAGACGGCCCCAATGGCCATGACACCCTTTTGGGATGAGAAATACTGAGTGTCCaatcttttctctctctagtCTGAGCAAAGGTTTCACTCAAGTACCTCCACCTACCAAAAGGATATCCCCAGGCTAAGAAACACTCGAACATTTGTTTCCATGGTCCTTTCAGTTAAACAGATGTGTGACAAAATATTGTCACATTCACCAGAGGCCTCACTGAAGTGACTGCTTCACACTTCCCACAGGAGCACTTGAGTGGCTGGGGGTAGAGGCAGCTCTGTCCCTCACAGCCCACAGGGACAGTGTGGGCACTGGGGAGCTGCTACTATGAAAGCCATGGACATCCTGGTGCTGAGCGCACTGAGCATCCTGACCCACAAGTGCTCAGCCATGGGATCTGCTGGAGCACACTGCAGCTCTCGCCTGCCCATCCACGCTTCCTTCCACTGGacaacacagcacagggacagcaagGGCTCATACGCACAAAGCCATGTACCAACACATGGCCAGGATATAGAAGCACTGTCCTGCAAAAGCATCCCTGGGAACTCCGGAGCGTTGGTGTCCCCAGTTCTGCTATCAGCCTCTACTTATGAAAGAATGGATGGAGACGATTCCTAGGTTCCAGCCCAGGCTCTGATTCACCTGACTTTAGGGTACAAGGAGGGATGACAGAAGGCACACACTTTGTCCCTAATTTTTTTATAGCCATCTCAAATCCAATCAACACATAACATTTCCAAACTCTTTTACTTGAGTCAAGCTAATATTCCAAATGCTATGTGTAGTTAAAGCTCATAGATAAACATCCTTCTTTTGCTAATCAAAGCTTCTTAGACGTTCAGACCTGGTTCTGCTTTCATGTACACCACCACAAGACAAAAGTACTTATACCGAAGACACAAAGTACCCAATTTAAACCAGGTCCAAGTCTCAGCCTGGAGAGTTTCAATTCTTCAGTTAAGAGGGTGATTTTATGCCAATATAACTTAACTGGTACAACCTCTAGCTCTGTTGCAGTTGTATTGACATAGAGGAGCACAAAAAAGTACAGTCAATAGGAGTCTATATTGTAGGAATATATTTATACAGAGTACCTATAATTGGATGGATATAGACATGGAAGAACATTGACAGAGCCTCCGAATGTGTTAAAATCACAAGGCTCCAGACACAAGCTAAGCTCTAGGCCACTGCTGTGTCACTGGCACTGCCGACTAACTCAATGGTACTGATGTCCCTCATAGTCCAGGCTGCTGGGCAAGCACCCCATGACTTCCATTACCCaactctctctctgtgtctgcagcagagGACTCCACACCTTAGCTGAGGTGGGACTAAAGTGATGTactgaaagcagctgaaagcaaGCCCAAAGCATGAGCAAACTATGACCTTTTGCTTTTTGACAATGAGGTAAAGTCATCCTGCATGATTTGGATTTGTAAGCGTTGATGTAAAATGTATGCTCTGCCTTTCCCCTGTACAGAGAACCAGGTGTCTGTCCTCAAGAAATAGTTttcaaatctgctttttaagGGTTTGGTAGCTCTTCATTTTCTATCAAATAATCCTTCTTTATATAATTAGCACCCCTCACCAACCTCCATACTCCAAGATAGGCTTCTTTCAGCGAGCTCCTGTTCACTTCTTGTGTGATGGTGAATTTTCCCTGGAGCACAGGTGCCTTGGCAGACTTCTCAGTGAtgtccttctcttcctctccactCTGGCTGTCCCCTGTGGCTGATCCTTCCACTGGTGCTTCCTCGGCCCCCTTCCCCTGGGAAACTGCCTCCATGGCAAACAGAGCTTGGTCCCCAGCCtgccttttcccctcctcttctctagcTTCTTTCTCCAGGTCCTCATAATTGCTCTGCCGTCTGGTCTCAATGTACTTGGCCACGCAGTAAATGACAGACCCCAAGGTATTGACCACAACACCAGCTATAAATAATCTTGTGGGCTCCACATCATTGAATGCCACCATGCCTACCGTGATGGTGGCTATACTCTTCACCACCCCTACGAAGCTGGTGGTCACAGCCGAGTTAATGTAAGTGCAGTGAAGGGTGGTAAAGTTCATGGCACAGCTAATCAGGACACAGGCAATAAAGATGCATACCATGGCAGGGTCCTTCCACCCTGGAAAGGACCAGACATTGATGGAATCCATGCTGGCAAAGGAGCAGATGATGAGAAAAGGAGTGGCCGAAACAGCAATGGCGTACTGTGCTGTCAGGGGTCCATATTCACTGTCTACACTGGTTTTCTGAATGAGCACCAGGTAGGCAGCATGTatcagcacagccagcacaccTGTCACATAGCCCATGGCATCCCCAGTCAGGTCACCAGCTCCTGTCAGAAGAGTCACAGAGAGAAATAAGCATGCGTTTTGCGTGTGAGACAGAAAGAGAGCACTGTTTTGGACTAGAGGGATATTTAGGAAATAGATATCATTGCACTTTCCATAACTCCTAGGACTTGTCATGCTTGTCCCAAGGTTGGACACGCTTGCCTCCCAGCAgatatctcattttcttttttttcaagctgcAAACCTACTGAATGTCTTTCATGCCCCCCCTAAATCCCACAGTCAAAATCAgattgttttctcccttttgtgAAGACACTGTGGGAGATTTGTAGCTGAACATACACACAGCAACCCTGAATGTCCTCTTGCCAGCGCAGACACTTGCCAGCTCTGGCTGGCAAGGCTGCCTGCCCTCCAACTCACTGGCCATTCTGCACCCTCTAGCAATGGACCCCTGTGGGGTCCCTGAAGCGAGACCTTTCCTTCTGAGCCCCATCAGACCTCTTTGCATATTAAACTACTCATTGTGCGTGTGCTCTGTTCCCTGGGACAGCCCTCAGGAGCGCTGCCAGGCCACAGAGTGCCAGCTTTGCTTCCTACCCCACCTACACCTCGACTGGAAAGCAACATGGGTCCTCCTGGCCTCAGAGGGTTGCAGCTGACCCCTAAGCTTGCATCTACCCCTGTAAGACTGCACTTACTGCAGTATGGCTGCAGTTGCCCCCATGGGCTTGTAGTTGCCTCCAGTTACATCTATCCCTGTAGGTGCACCCACTTCCCATAAGACTACACATCCCTCCATAAGGTTGCACCTTCCCTAGAAAGGAATCACAGGTTTACACCGGCCCCCATAAGGATGCACCTATCTCCACATGCACCGAGCCCTGTAAGAATGTACCAATCATCCATCCCTGCAAGGCTGCACCTGCCCCCGTGGGGTCGCAGCTGTCCCCCCAGGACTGCACACCACCCGTATCCTCATGTCTTTCCCCCCGCCGCCCTCCTCGTCCCGACCCAAACCCGAGCCGGAGCGGCCGTGGCTGCCACTGCAGAGGCGGCGGCCCCGTCGGGGTGCTCCGCGGCGCGGccgcccgccccgtcccgccgcATCCCCGTCCGCCCCGTCCCAACCCGTCCCCCCCGGTGCGGTCGCGGTTGCGGCCGCACTCACCGGCCAGGGCGGCGCCGCAGGTGGTGATGAGGACTGCGACGAGGACGCCGGGCGAGGGCATGCCGTCGCGGAGCACCAGGGCGCCGGTGACGAGGGTGACGAGGGGCAGGCAGCGCTTGAAGACGACGTACATGGGGAGGCTGAGGCCGCGCAGGGACCAGAGGGTGAGGGTGGACTGCAGGGTGGCCAAGGCAGCCACGGCGGCGAAGGGGCGCGCCAGGCGGAGCCCGAAGGGCGGCAGCGCCGCCAGCCCCCGCCGCCGCAGCGCCTCCAgccccagcgccgccgccgcgctgcTGAGGCACTGCAGCAGCGTCAGGAAGGCGAAGTGGTAGCGGGCCAGCAGGAACTTCAGCAGGATGTTCAGCGAGCCCGAACAGAGCCCGTGCGCCACCGCCACCGCGAcgccccgcgcccggccccgccaccGGAGCATCCTCCCCGCGTACGGCCCCGCCGCCAGGGCCCGCGGTTCTGCCGCCCGCCCGGCCACccgccgcggcggcggcgcggggggacGGGGCCGAGCGGAggcggggggcgggcggaggCAGGACGCGCTCCCGGCAGGGCAGCCCCCCCCCCTCCGACGTGCaccccccgcgccgccccctACGTGTCCTCCCTCCTCCGCGTGCCCCCTCCCGTCCCCTCCCCGTCCCCCGTGTCAACCCCCGCCATCCCCAGGGTGTCTGCGCCGCTGCTCTCGGTGTCCTCCATCCCGCCCTCCCCGCCCTCGGTGTCCCCCATCCCGCCCTCCCCGCCCTCGGTGTCCCCCCAGCTTCGCCCCGCGGTGTCTCCCGGAGCACGCCTGGCTCAGCGGGAGTGGGAAAGACCCCCCGCCGCCCGCAAGCCCTCCCGAACCCGGTCGGGTGTCGGAGGGAGTGCAGCGGTAGCGGGCACCGCGGTGCTTTCCCCGCCGGGGATAACCGCAGGGTGCCCGCAGCTCCGCGGCGGAGTGCCACTGGCCCCAAAATAACGTGGAAGACCCGTCGGAAACCCCACGTCTCTCGGAGCGGGGAGATGAGTGCAGGTTCCCCTCCGCGTGCACAAGCAGGAGGGTACCGCTTCTTTCTCCTCAAAATTATACGGCCTTCCAGGAAAAAGCATGCATCGAGCATACCGGCAACATTCGTCCCGTAGCCCCCCTGTTTCCTCGCGTCGGGGTCTCGGCCGCGCCCGGCTTGTCCAAGGGAACCCCTTCTCAGGCAGGGGACGTCGGAGAGAGGGGAACGGCTGCTAAGAAAGCAGGGAGAACAGGGTTCTAGCAGGGGGATTTTCCTTGAGAAGTCACTAAAAACTGGCAACCACACAAAGTCTTTGAAATTGATGTTTTAAAGCATCGTAAAGTTTAAATAAACTGACTCTTTCTCCCGACTTGCCAGATGAAGGTTTTAATAAGAGACTGCAATAGACCACCTCGAttctgaggaaaagcaaaagcagttttCTCAGGCAGCCAGTCCTCTCTACCGGTCTCCAGAAGTGTCAGGCAACGTAAGGGAATTAAAAACTATACTTCTATTCAGAGCTGCCTTATCATCTTGagctttcctttaaaaattatacatGTTAGGTTTCTCTCACTAGTAAGAATGCCTTTCACCCATCAATATGAGATCAGCAaagttattctttattttaaacaaaaccagcctCTTGCCTCTTCACGGGAACAGTATTAGGAAGAGTCAGCTTGGGAGAAAATGGCACACTTGATACCCAAAGCTTGTTTTCAGAAGACTTGCCATAAAAAGATTGGGGCAGATCCTGACAAGGATTGCCAGCTCTTGTGGGCTTGTACAGAACTTTGCACAAGCACCCCATGCATTTCAGCAGTATTAAAAAGGCATAACTATTTTCTGTgagttttctgcagaaaaaatattgtatttcagTCTTAGTTCATTTCCCAGACCTCACTAGATATTCCCAGCTTCCAAAGCCAGCTGTCCTTCTTCCCAGCCATTTCCCTGGAAACTCTTGTACAGGTTGGTGTTGGGCAAGACCTGTAGCAATCACAGGAAAGGGGTGCTGATGCCAACAGTTCCCAGCAAGAGTAGGGCAGGTGTTTGGAATGCCAAGCAAGCAAGTGTGCACTAAATGAGCACACTTAGTATGGGGGAGTGGCAAAAACAGCACACGGGACCCACAGCACTCTTTGTCTGAGCCGGGAGCAGCTGTGTATGCCCAGGATTAGTGCTGGGCACAGTAAGGAGCTCTCAGTGGTCACAGGGATCAGTCACACCAAAGAGGATGTGTTACAAATTTCCTGGGTTAGAACTAGCAGTGGAGCTGGTACAGGCAGGGGAAAAGAGGCAGGGCAAggtttataaaatgaaaaaagatacACATTGAGTATGAGTGTCTGAAGATGAAAACTGGTAATGAGGGAAAGGAAACCATAGGTACTGGAGTCCAAGTCTGGCTTCAGAACCCACTGAAGAAATGACAACACATTTACACCAGTCTCCATTTGGACTCACCCTGACCCCACATGCAGTACAATGTAAAGGAACGTGTGGATCACCGTGACAGTGTTTGCacatgggaggaaaaaagctcCTTCTGCCAAATAagtgcagatgaaaaaaaatctaatcgTTCTTTCTGGAAATACTCTACTAATGTGGACTCCACCTAAGCGTAacctctggaagaaaaaatttagTCCCCTCACCAGTGAAATTACTGCTAGAGAAGTGCATCTCTGACATTGCAGAGTATCAGGCTGTGAATCTGCTTTGGGGACTAAATACTTCtctgacagaaacagaaaaacaaacagaagcatAAAAATTTTAACAGACTATCTCACTTGTAAAGAATCTAgaatgatcatctagtccaactacCTGACCAGTTCAGGACTGACCAAAAATTAAATCGTGttgttaagggcattgtccaaatgcctcctGCACACTACTAACAGGCTTGGTACATTGACCACTTTtctagggagcctgttccagtgtttgactaCCCTCTTGGTAAgaaaatgcttcctaatgtccagtctgaacctcctctggtgtctttgaaccattcccatgCATCCTATCACTGTATCCCAAGAAGAaatcagcacctccctctccgCTTGCCCTCCTCAGGAAGTggcagagagtgatgaggtcacGCCTcaatctccttttctccaaattaGACATGCTCAAagtcctcagcctctcctcacagaatATGCCTTCCAaccctttcaccagctttgtggTCCTCTTCTGGACACATtcaaggaccttcacatccttcttaCGTTGTGGTGCCCAGAACTGCACGGAGTACTCAAGGTGAGGTTGCACCAATGCTGAATTTGGAAACTCAAGT contains these protein-coding regions:
- the SLC35D3 gene encoding solute carrier family 35 member D3 produces the protein MLRWRGRARGVAVAVAHGLCSGSLNILLKFLLARYHFAFLTLLQCLSSAAAALGLEALRRRGLAALPPFGLRLARPFAAVAALATLQSTLTLWSLRGLSLPMYVVFKRCLPLVTLVTGALVLRDGMPSPGVLVAVLITTCGAALAGAGDLTGDAMGYVTGVLAVLIHAAYLVLIQKTSVDSEYGPLTAQYAIAVSATPFLIICSFASMDSINVWSFPGWKDPAMVCIFIACVLISCAMNFTTLHCTYINSAVTTSFVGVVKSIATITVGMVAFNDVEPTRLFIAGVVVNTLGSVIYCVAKYIETRRQSNYEDLEKEAREEEGKRQAGDQALFAMEAVSQGKGAEEAPVEGSATGDSQSGEEEKDITEKSAKAPVLQGKFTITQEVNRSSLKEAYLGVWRLVRGANYIKKDYLIENEELPNP